The Fuerstiella sp. genome has a segment encoding these proteins:
- the bshB1 gene encoding bacillithiol biosynthesis deacetylase BshB1, translating into MDPLDVLVVAPHPDDAEISVGGLIVVSRRQNLRVGVVDLTSGEPTPQGTDELRRAETEQATQILDLSWRTNLGLPNRSLQPTLDTRRRLAEVFRRTRPQIVLSPYWLDAHPDHVAASTLVDDARFWAKLSRSDLEGDPFWPPLLLHYFSIHLRIHPSASFVIDISSSINEKMSSVEAYRSQLIEGRSDLFPTVLDDIRDRARYWGWTIGRAFGEPLINREQIGLTSLQHIVR; encoded by the coding sequence ATGGATCCACTTGATGTACTGGTGGTGGCCCCTCATCCGGATGACGCGGAAATCAGCGTAGGCGGCCTCATCGTCGTCTCCCGACGGCAAAATCTGCGGGTCGGCGTCGTAGACCTGACCAGTGGTGAGCCGACACCACAGGGAACAGACGAACTGCGTCGTGCCGAAACAGAACAGGCCACACAAATTCTGGATCTGTCCTGGCGCACAAACCTGGGACTGCCCAACCGCAGTCTGCAACCTACTCTGGACACCCGTCGCCGACTTGCAGAAGTCTTTCGCCGGACCAGACCTCAGATCGTGCTATCGCCATACTGGCTGGACGCACACCCCGACCACGTCGCAGCCAGTACTCTTGTGGATGATGCTCGATTTTGGGCCAAACTCAGTCGTTCAGATCTCGAAGGAGACCCTTTCTGGCCGCCTTTGCTGCTGCACTATTTCAGCATCCATCTGCGAATTCATCCCAGCGCATCGTTCGTGATTGATATCAGTAGTTCAATCAATGAAAAAATGTCGAGCGTGGAGGCGTACCGCAGTCAGTTGATCGAAGGACGCAGTGATCTGTTCCCCACCGTGCTGGATGATATTCGGGACCGGGCCCGCTACTGGGGATGGACCATCGGACGTGCATTCGGTGAGCCGCTGATAAATCGCGAGCAAATCGGTCTGACGTCACTTCAACACATAGTCCGGTAG